Part of the Chloroflexota bacterium genome is shown below.
AAGCCAAGCAACAGCTAAAATATGCCTTAGTGGAATACACCACCAACAAAAACTTTTGTAATGTTTACGATGCAATGGGGATCGAGCGGCTTGAATGGGAAGTTGTCAGCTATGATCGGGCACGGCGCGTGCATCTTGATCGGGCTAACGCCTACTTACCAATTTTGCGTTGTAAATTGTTGGTGCACCACACCTTAACTGGCAAGGCCTTTGAGCCTGGTTGGAAGCTTGAAGTATTCGGTGGCTCAGTTCGCGACGATGGGATCGAAAGTCGTTTGTTTAAAGTTGAATGCGATCCTGGCGCTGATCATAAGTTTGCTCGCTTTCCAATTCGCTTATCAATCACGATTGGCCCAGGCAAGCAAACTGCAACTGGCGGCATTGCCCCCGATGGTAAGCCAACCACCCAAATGGCAATGCGCTTTCCTGCCGACGATTGGCTGGGCATTTGCCTTGAAATTCGTGACTTTTTGCAACAGCACCAAGGCCGATTAGAAGCCTATCGCAAATCAACCCAGCGCGAACGGCTTGAAAACCGCCGCAAAGATAGTCCTGCTCACAGCGCTGCCGCTTGAGTATTGATCGATACATGACGAGTTTTTACGTTAAAACGGAGGATTTACTACCATGGCCAAGGATCTCAACAAAGTTCAATTGACTGGGCGTTTAGGTGCCGACCCCGAAATGCGTTTTACACCCCAAGGCACTGCTGTCACCACCTTTCGGGTGGCCTCAAACCGCTCGTGGAAAACTGCTGAAGGCGAACAACGCGAAGACACTGAATGGTTTTCAATCGTCGCTTGGAACAAACTCGCCGAAATTTGTAACCAATATTTAAATAAAGGCACTCGCGTTTATATCGAAGGCCGCTCCCAAACCCGATCATGGGTTGAGGAACAAAGCGGTCAAACTCGCTATAAAACCGAGATTGTGGCCAATGATATGATTATTCTCGATGGTCGGCGCGAGGGCATGGCCTATAACGCCGAGGAGCCAGAAGAAGAATGGGCCAGCCCACCTGAACCAGCTCCAGTTGCCCGACCTGCCGCTGTCCGATCTGCTGCCCCTGCTCGCAGCAACGGCAATGGCAATGGTGGTAGTGCTGCTCCCGCCAAAGCACCAGCTCGTAGCGCCGCGCCAGCCGCAACCCAAACGCGGCCAGCTTCACGCAAGCCAGTCGTAACCGACGAAGACGACTTGCCGTTCTAAATTATTGCTTGGCTCCCGATTGCAACACCACCGTTCCGCACGACGGTGGTGTTTGCTTAAGCTCTATACAATGTGCACAAAGCTATTCACAAATTTAACAATTGAAAGCCAAGGAAGCGCTTGCATGAGTTGCCACACTATGCCATAATTCAGCATCAGATTGTGCAAATTGCTAGAGAGGCGATTTTTAACCAAAATCGTCGCCAAGTTTAGGTATCGACCGTGGCAACTCTATATGAAATTTGGCGCTTGGCCTTACCACCAACAACCAGCCTGCGAGCTGGTGAGGCCAACACCCTTGCAGTGCGGGCAGTTGTGCTGGCACGTCCAACCCAACCAGCGCTCCCCGATCTTGCTGGCTCCGAAGTTGTGCTCGTTAGTACAACCGTCTTGGATTCGTTGCGGCTTTCATTGGCTCGCTTGATTGAGCGCTTGAATGGGACTTCGGTGTTGGCGGTTGGCCTCACCGGAATGGTTGATGAACGAGCAGTTGCGGCGGCCGAAACCGCCAATATTACCTTGTTTGAATTGCCACATAACGCCGATTTGCGCATGGTGCAACGTGAAAGCGAGCGCTTGCTCTCTGATCCCGAGGCTCAATACGAGCGTCGTGCAGCTCAGCTCTACAGTGCTCTAACCACGAATGGCCTGAGTGAAGGACGCACAACGCTTTTACGCATGCTTGAACTCTGGACTGGTCATAGTGTGGTTTTCCCAGCTGATGCGGGCATGCCAACCACCGTACCAGTGCTGCTTGATGGCCATCGCGTGGGGTTTTTGGGCAGCATTGGCAGCCATCCGTGGGATGCAGGGGCGCTCGAGCAAGGCTCAGCCGCATTATCGTTGCTACTCGATAAAGAACGGGCAATCGAAGCCACCGAGGATCGTTTGCGCGGTAGCGTGCTTGAATCGTTGTTAGCAGGCATTCCCTTGGATGTGCCTGGCCAACGGCGGGCAGCCGAGCAAGGTATTTTGCTCGATTCAGCTTATGCCCTAGCTGCTTTACGCCCACAAGATTCCTTGCAGATCGATCGGGTGATGGCGGCAGTGCGCCGAGCCTGCGATCGCTTGCGCTATCCAGCGTTTATTGCTGATCACGATGGAATTATTGTGTTGGCCATGCCGATCGATAGCCTTGATAACCCTGAGCAGCGGTTGCGCGAAGTGCACAGCGCCCTGCATGAAGCCAGCTGGGTGCTTGATGGCGGCTTTGGCATTGCCTCGGAAAATGGTGCCTGGTCAGGAGCTTGGGCCGAGGCGATTGGTGCATTACGCTTAGGCCGCGAATTACTAGGGGCAGGCGTGTTAGCCGGTGGGGCTGAATTAGGCGTTTATCGGCTACTACTGAGTGTGGCAGACTCAGCTCGTGCTAGAATGTTTTATGATCGGACGATTGGCCCATTAGCTGCTCACGATGCCAAACAAGATGGCGACCTGTTGTACACCCTACAAATGTTCTTTGCTTATCTTGGCAACCATAGTCAGGCCGCAGCAGCGCTGCATATTCACCGTAATACCCTCCTCTATCGGCTTGGTCGAATTGAAAATATTACATCGCATCATCTCGACCGCGCACCCGATCGGCTGGCATTACAGTTGGGTTTA
Proteins encoded:
- a CDS encoding helix-turn-helix domain-containing protein — translated: MATLYEIWRLALPPTTSLRAGEANTLAVRAVVLARPTQPALPDLAGSEVVLVSTTVLDSLRLSLARLIERLNGTSVLAVGLTGMVDERAVAAAETANITLFELPHNADLRMVQRESERLLSDPEAQYERRAAQLYSALTTNGLSEGRTTLLRMLELWTGHSVVFPADAGMPTTVPVLLDGHRVGFLGSIGSHPWDAGALEQGSAALSLLLDKERAIEATEDRLRGSVLESLLAGIPLDVPGQRRAAEQGILLDSAYALAALRPQDSLQIDRVMAAVRRACDRLRYPAFIADHDGIIVLAMPIDSLDNPEQRLREVHSALHEASWVLDGGFGIASENGAWSGAWAEAIGALRLGRELLGAGVLAGGAELGVYRLLLSVADSARARMFYDRTIGPLAAHDAKQDGDLLYTLQMFFAYLGNHSQAAAALHIHRNTLLYRLGRIENITSHHLDRAPDRLALQLGLALHRIYQSQKPDLKKA
- a CDS encoding single-stranded DNA-binding protein, whose translation is MAKDLNKVQLTGRLGADPEMRFTPQGTAVTTFRVASNRSWKTAEGEQREDTEWFSIVAWNKLAEICNQYLNKGTRVYIEGRSQTRSWVEEQSGQTRYKTEIVANDMIILDGRREGMAYNAEEPEEEWASPPEPAPVARPAAVRSAAPARSNGNGNGGSAAPAKAPARSAAPAATQTRPASRKPVVTDEDDLPF